DNA from Aggregatimonas sangjinii:
TTCATATATTTTTTCGAAAATGTTGGCCAAAAAATAGTAGAACCCGCTACAGCCCATAAATGAGACGAACAACTTCTTGATACTGGCACTCCCAAATACTTCTATGTCAATATTGTTCTTGAGATAATACCTGAACAAAGAAGTAGCCAAAATACCCATTGTACCTCCTGTAAAAAATGAATACACAATGTATTTGGTGCTGAAGCCAAAGGGAAATGTGAAAATCATGGCGCTAATGGAAAACCACCCTACCAGCTGCAGTATCCAGAAAAGCCATTCCTTATTGCTTTGGGTCAGATTCATAGTTTACAAATTACTTTTCGCTAGACCGATCGGGAAAGTGAGCCGTATCGAACTTCCATTTTCGCTATGTTTTTCAGTTAGCTCTGCAGAATTTCCAAACAACAGGTATAGCCGTTGTTCCAACTTTTGTTTTAGAAAGTCGCTTTTGGTGGATGTCACGGTTTTGATATTGGATGTGAGAAATACTTTCAAATCGGCATCATCTACGATTATCTGAAAACTGATTTTACTAGAACTCCCGGACAACGCGATTTGCTTTATAAATAGTTCGGTCAGCGTGACGATGAGCATGGGTGGGACATCCAACGACGACAATTGGGATCCCTCAGGCAGTTGATACGTGGCTTTTAATTTCTCTGGATGGTCAAAAAAACTTAACCGAACATAATTTTCTACCATTTCGATTTCGTCCGTCAGTGCAACACGGTCGACGCTATTTTTGGTCAGGGAATACCGAAGCAATTCAGAAAGTTGGGTAAGTAAGGTCCTGGATTCGGGAATCTCAATCAACATCAACTTTTTTAGCTTTTTTAAAGTCGCTATCATGAATTGCACGTTAATATGACCCTTTAAGGTATTCAATTGTGCTTTTTTTACTTCTTCACGTAGTTTTAATCTTTCTATGCGTTCCGCATTGTACTTTCTAATGATTTTGATTCCAAAATAGAGGCCTGTCCAAACACAGATCATTACGAAACCAACAGCAAATAGAATTAGCTTGGCCAACAGTTTCTTCGAAGATGGTGGTTCTTCGGGAAGACCTAGGGATTGCAGTATGTATCCGGAAATAAAACCGAATATATAGAGCAACAACAACCAAAGCACCGCGGACACCATAATAGCACCAAAGATCATTGCAATCTTTCGAAATCTTATCTCGGGCATCCCTACAAATCGTTTCAGGAACCATCGTAGTACCGATGTGGTGATCAAACCTGAAAGCAAAGTAGCCAAGAAAATTGAAATCGCCAGTAGCGGGTGTTGGTTCGGACCACCCGAAAAGACGGGTATGAGTCCCAAAGCACCCCAACCGACGAACTGGATAATCCAAAAGAGATTTTTCTTTAAGAATTTTAGCATGGGCTAGCGCTGATCTGTTAAAATTCTTTTTCGGGTTAACGCGTAAAAAACCACGTATACCCAGCCCAGAAAGACATGTAGCAAAGCCCACTTAAAAGATCGGTTTTTTTCCAATGACGCCAATAGGGCAAATACACTTCCAAAAGCCAAACCGCTTAACACGAAATAGTCTATAAAATGGCGTAAAGAGCGACCGAAGATACGGCCGGCCTCGTACGCGCTTAACCGGTCTTCAACACCATCGGAATAGCCGATGTAGCCTACCAGACCGACAACGAACATCAGTACAACAATGGCCAGCAGGGTAATACCAAAGTTCCTGTAGTTTTGCGTGTTTTGATTTTTTTGTTCCGGTTTCATTATTTCGATTTTTCGTGATGCTACCTAGCCATGGCATTCAGAGGGTCAAATATAGAACTTTCGTACGCTATTTTTTTTGAGATCCAATCGTAAAAGGGGTTTACTCTTAATGGCCTACCGTCATGAATTTGAAAAGACGCCGCTGTTGTATTTTGATACTAAACTCAAAGCCTTTGTAAATTTCCTGCGTTGCCCCGTTCCCATACGAAACAGACTTAAGTAAGTATGGTAAAAAGTAATGTGATAATAATTTTTAATAAGACTAACATAGTATGGAATTTTAGGTTGATTAATTCAAAAGGTAGTAGAGCAACTTGCCAAATTCATAGCCTAACTGCAGTGCTAGAAGACTAAGGGTCATGGCCTAAACGATGATGGTGGCCTGCTCGTCGTTATTCGTCGGAATTTTTGGTTCCGAATTCTTTTCGCATTGAGTGGCTGAAGCTGTCATTGTGAACTATTTAATGGTTGTTACTTGATGATAAACCTATTCGATCCTAATCTGGTTTGAAACCAAATTATGGGCAGCGGTAGCATTGCTATGATGAGCGGTAAAGCCACTTAAAATCTCAATGATTTCGATTATTTGCAAATGGTTAAAAAAACTGTTGGCAGATAAAAGATATTCAGGCCAAATGAAACATCAAATATTTCGTATCCTTCCGCGCTTTTTTGGTTGATTACCAATTCTATATCCTTGGCCAGGGCCCCTGCCGAATACCAATGCGTTTTTTTATGATATAGTACTTTTTCATAAGTATTGCTTTTAAAATTTTTGAATTTAAGGTATGGCCACCTTAGTTGTTCATGCTAAGCGGTTCATATGACGGTCTTGCAAATCTTTAAACGCCTACAAATAAACCAACAAGCTTATATAGCAAGTAGGCTACACCTACGATTAAAAAAATGGTTGTTTTAACGATTTCCTTTTGTTCGATACTCTTTGAGTGCATTGTTACTTTCATGATACTAAAGTTTAAATGATTATTATTTTGTTTTAATTTCTGAAGTAAAAGTATAGTACAACCCTATCATTTGAAATGAGTTTATGACAAGCGGTAAATTTTGAAAAGTGATTGGTAGCAGGCATTTCGAGCGTTATGACGAACGGTAAATTCGCAATGGTAAACGGTTATGGGGGAAATCCGTACCAGCCATAAATGAGCGGTTGTAGACGGCTACAAGAAATAGCAAACTTGGGTTTCGAATATTTCTTCGCTTCAGTGAGAGGTTGTGAAGACCACCGAAGGGCGACCACCCGTGGTAATGACCCGAGATCTCCTTATGGCCTATTCGCTTGCTTGTTCCGGACAGCCCAGTCACAAACATCAATCGAAGGTATAAGCGAGGGTTTTTATCCCATTAAATGGTAGAAATACATCAACGAAAAAAGGGAGCCGTACAGCTCCCTTTTTAATAATTTGGATTCAAACAGTGACTAGTCCTTTATCAGTTTGGACATTTCTTGGGCGCCCAAGTGTTTGGCGTAAAAACCCATCATCGATTTGTAAAGGGCAATAGAGTTCTCTTCTTTACCAAAACCGTGACCTTCGTCATATTTGACCATGTACGGCACATCGAACCCTTTGGCTCTTAAGGCTTCTACTATTTGATCCGATTCATCTATGTTTACCCGTGGGTCGTTGGCACCTTGTACAACGAACAACGGTTTGCTGATCTTGTCTATTTGATAGACCGGTGACACCTCTTCCATAATGGCTTTTTCCTCGGCGATATCCTCATCATACCAAATTTCCTTGATGATCTTTAAATACGGTTTCCAGTAAGGTGGAATGGTTTGCATAAAAGTAAAGAGATTGGAAACTCCTACGTAATCTACCCCACAGGCATAAAGGTCAGGAGTTTTGGTCAAGCCTCTTAAGACGGCATAGCCCCCATGACTTCCACCATAAATAGCGGCTTTATCTTTATCTACCCAGCCTTGATCTACGACATACTGCAAGCCGTCTTCGACATCGTCCATGGCTTTTCTACCGATTTGTTTAAAACCGGACTCTAAGAATTCCTTTCCGTATCCCCCGGAAATTCTAAAGTTGACCTGTAGCGTCGCGTAACCTCTACTGGCAAAAAGTTGTGCTTCGGGATTAAAGCCCCAAGAATCACGAATACCTTGTGGTCCGCCGTGCGGATTCACGATAACGGGTACCTTTTGACCATCAATGGCGGCTTTAGGTAAGGTAATGTAACCGTGCAGCGTTATTCCATCACGACTCTTAAAGGTTATCGGACGCATTTCGGCCATATCTTCCTCCCTCAATTGTGGCATTAGATTAAAGAGCTCTTTAAACTCATCTTTCGTCACATCGTAAGAATAGTATTTGCCGTAAAGTTTATCGCTGGTTACATATAAAAGTAAATTGTTTTCATCATCGGTATAATCTGCGATACTGTATTGTTTGTCTCCGAATTTATCTTGAAATTTGGAATGGAGATTTTTATAATAAGCACTTATGGGTACAACGACCTCTTTATCCCCTTCATAGGTAACGTAATCAAGTTCGTAATTCCGTTTTTTAGATATTGACAGATTGGAAACGTCATAATCCGGATTTGAAAATACCTTCTTGATGATTTTGTCCTCTTTTAAATCGTACAGTAAAATCTCGCTCTTATCATTATCCAAATTGGAAACGACATAGGCATCATGCGGATTATCGGTGGCGTAGTCAAAACCGATTATGCTGAAGGCATCCTTCCAATTCAAACTTTTCAACAAGCTAAAGTCGCCGCCTTCTTTGGCATAATACAGGTCTTGCTCTACCCCATCCCTGATTCTGGTAAACCCTTTTAGCACACCATTTTTATCAAAGTTGTAATCCGTAATGGGATTGGCAGGATCGGTATTTTCATATAATTGTGTGATTTCGCCACTGACCACATTTACCTTGTATGGTTCAAAAACCTGTGGATTGTTCTTGTTCATTTGAACGATGATATGATCTTTGTCTTCCTTTAAAAGTTCGCTAAAATCAGCGCGTACACCTTCGAAGGGTGTAAGATCTCTTTGATCGCTACCATCGATATTTACAGCATAGACATGATAATTCTCATCACCACCCTTATCTTTTAGGAAAACCAATCGCTCATTATTGATCCAGCCGTAACCGCGAATCAATTCTTCTTTTTCCTCGATGGCACGTTTTACTTCTCCCGAAGCGATATCCTTCACAAAAACATGTCTTTTGCCATTCTCGTCTTTTTCGCGGTACGACATGTATTTCCCATCCGGGGAAAAACGAAAAGTAGATGCTTTTGGTTTTGCAAAATAATCCTCTACGGAATATTTGAAATCACCTTCGCCTAATGCCGCAAGCGCCTCCAATTCGGCGTCCGAACTAGGTAGTTCCGGATTTCCGGGAATGGTTTTCTCCGATTTTTCAAAAACCAATGGCAGTTCCATGCCGCCTTGATAAAAGGTACCCTCTATCGTAGCTTCGGTAAGTGTTCCCACGTATTTGATTCCTCCTTTTTTAAATTCAATGGTCAAGGCACCATCTTCAAAAGTGGTAACATCCATTGGGATGTCGGTAGCACCTTGCGAGGGACTATCCATCGTACTACTCAATTCCCCATCGGTTTCACTTATGTTGAATACCAACGGCATCTCGGTTCCCTGAACCGCTAAATTTCCTTTCCAGGTTCCGGTGACATCTTGCGCACTGGCCTGAAAGCCCATTACCAATAAGGCCATAATCATAATTTTTTTCATTGTTCTCGTTTTAAATAATTGCTATTTACATATTGTGCTGAACATAAGTACTCAAAATCGTCAATTTGTTACATTTTTCTAGCACTATTACAGTATTTCTTGTGCTAAAGATAGCCATGGACCGCTACTAGTCGCCATTTTATATGACCAACGGTAAAATATGAAAAGTGAGCGGTAGTTTTGATGTTCGGTGCTGGGTGCTGGGTGCTCGATGTTCTCTGTTCTATGCCTAAAACATATAATAATGGTTCCAGCAGTAGCCAGTTGCTATTACTATTCAGTTGTTAAGCATTGACCAAAGCTTATCCTTTAGTTCCTGAATGCCCTGTTGCGCTACCGAAGAGATAAACATAAACGAGACACCTTGTAGATCTTTTTCCAATTCAACCCGCATTTCATCCATCAATTCAGCATCGAGCATATCGCTTTTTGAGATGGCGATAAGTTTTTCTTTGTCCAACAGCTCCGGATTGTACCGACGTAGTTCGTCGAGAAGTATTTGGTATTCCTTTCCAATGTCCGTGCTATCCGCAGGAATAAGAAACAACAAGGTGGAGTTTCGTTCGATATGACGCAAAAAATAGTGCCCCAAGCCTTTCCCCTCGGCAGCGCCTTCGATGATACCGGGAATATCGGCCATCACAAAACTTTGAAAATCCCGGTACTCGACAATACCCAAATTGGGTTTTAAGGTGGTGAATTCATAGTCGCCGATTTTTGGTTTTGCAGAGGTAATTACGGACAATAATGTTGATTTCCCGGCATTCGGAAAACCTACTAGACCCACATCGGCCAAAACCTTGAGTTCTAAAATCACCGAAGTTTCCTGCCCGGACACGCCAGGCTGAGCATATCGAGGAGTTTGGTTCGTTGGGGATTTAAAATGCCAATTTCCACGACCACCCATACCGCCTTCGACCAATATTTTCTCCTCCTTATCTTCGGTAATCTCAAACAAGATCGCATTGGTCTCCACATCACGTACAACCGTTCCGAGTGGCACCTCTAGATAGGTATCCTGCCCATCGGCTCCGGAACTTCGGCCCTTGCTACCATGCTCGCCATGCCCGGCTTTAAAATGCTTTCTGAACTTAAAGGTTACTAGCGTCCATAAATTCTTATTACCCCGCAGAATTACATGACCTCCTCTACCACCATCACCGCCATCGGGACCGCCTTTTGTAATATACTTTTCACGGTGTAAATGCGCAGAGCCTTTTCCCCCATTGCCGGATTCGGCAAAAATTCTAACGTAATCTACAAAGTTGCCCTCGGTCATGGTTTCAATTTTATCGTTACCGTAACAATTAATAGTAAGGTATCGAATCGTCTAAAAAGTAAATATAGATCAGGTATCCCGCAGCCGATACGATAAAAAGCAAGAAGGCAAGGCCACAGGTAAGGAGACATCCCTTCAATCCTTCTTTAGTCCCGATTACTTCTTTTGCCATCTCGTTAATTGCTACTAAAAGCCTGTGAAAATCCAGCTTCAAAACTAGCGGTAAAAGTAGTCATTTCAGCGTAGGTGTTAAAGAGCTGATTTGATTTCATCACCCTAAATGATTTATTCGATATTCGAAAGGACTTCCTGTGGTGAGCGTTTGGTTGACTTCCTATGCGGACGAATGTGATCAACTATTTTATGGAGAGTAGCAGAAAAAGCTTCTTTGTTTTTCTGCCTAAAATGGCTTTGGTGCTCCTGCCACCAATTTAAACGATTCGCGTTTGAGTCATCGTAGAACTTTATAATTTAGGTATCGTGCTAAAAGCTTGACTACAACTCCTCGATTACCTTGGCCAAGCGTTGCGTAATATCATCGATATCACCAATGCCATTTACGCTATGAAACTTTCCCTGCGCGTCATAAAAATCTCTCAATGGCGCAGTTTTTTGATTGTATTCCTCAAAACGGTTCCTAATCTTCGTCTCGTCTTGATCGTCTGGCCTACCACTTAGCTTTCCGCGTTCCAACAAGCGCTGGACCAACACCTCGTCATTGGCCTCTAGGGCAATGGTCGCATTGATTTCCATGCCACGGGTCGCCAAAAAAGCATCTAACGCCTTTGCCTGAGCGGTAGTTCGGGGAAAACCATCGAAGATAAAACCACTGGCCTCGGCGTTCTTCTCGACCTCGTCCTGCAACATCTTTATAGTCACCTCGTCAGGTACAAGATCGCCCTTGTCCATATACGATTGCGCCAGAGCTCCCAGTTCCGTTTTGTTCTTGATGTTGTAGCGAAAGACATCTCCTGTCGAAATGTGCTTCAAATTGTATTTTTCCTTCAAATATTCGGCCTGCGTACCTTTTCCGGCACCCGGTTTTCCGAACAAAACTAAATTGATCATGTGTGGTTGGTTTAGTTGGTAAACTGCCCTTAGATTTCTGCCGAGCTCATTATAATCCAGGCCATAGCCGACTATGAATTTATTCGGTATTTCCATTCCGAAATAATCGATGGCATACTCCCCGTTATAAATCTCCGATTTATAGAACAGTGTAGCAATCTTGAATTCTTTTACCTTTATGTTCGAAAACATGTGAATCAACGCCTGTAAGGTTCGGCCGGTATCGATAATATCTTCCAGGACAATAACACTTTTGCCTTCAACCTCTTCCGAGATATCAAGCAAGGTTTCTACAATACCCGTAGAGGTAAGGCCTTGATAAGAGCTCATTTTCACGAAAGACACCTCGCAAGGATGCTGATAGGCCTTTAAAAAATCGGCGACGAACATAAACGAGCCATTAAGTACACCCACGAAAATCGGCGTCTCGTCTTTATAATCAGCAGCAACGGCATCGGCTACCTTTTGTACTGCGGCCAATATCTCGGCCTCGCTTAGGTAGGGAATAAAATTCTTATCGTGCAGTTGCATGTTTATCACATTTGGCAGGCCGCAAATATAGCATTTTGATTTTGCTTTTTTTATCCCATACCGCTTGTTTTACGAATTCAACGTATTTTTACGTTCAGTAGTGCCAAACACATTGAACTCGTACCTAATGAACTATTTTTCTTCCCATTTTAAGCTCGGTATTCTTGGTGGAGGCCAGTTAGGAAAAATGCTCCTTTACGAAACCCGAAAATTCGATATTCATACCAAAGTCTTGGAGGCCTCGGAGGATGCCCCGTGTAAAATCGCCTGTAATGAGTTCGTATTGGGAAACCTCATGGATTTCGATGCCGTGTACGACTTTGGAAAACAGGTAGATGTCCTGACCATCGAAATTGAGAACGTGAATCTCGATGCCTTGGAAAAACTGGAGGAGGAAGGGGTCAAAGTCTACCCGCCCACCAAAGCACTTCGTATTATTCAGAATAAGGCAACCCAAAAATTATTTTATGTGGACAAGGGAATCCCCACAGCCGATTTTTCGCGTTTTGCCTATGCCAGTGAAATTGAGGATGCCGTTGAAAATGAGGCATTAGATTTTCCTTTCGTTTGGAAAGCCGCCCAATTCGGCTACGATGGGCAAGGCGTGAAAATCGTACGTACTTTCGATGATTTAAAGGAACTACCTCCCGGCGAATGCATTACCGAAAAGATGATTCCGTTTAAGAACGAGTTGGCCGTTATCGTGGTTCGAAACCCGAGCGGACAAGTCGTGACCTACCCGGTCGTTGAAATGGAATTTCACCCGGAAGCAAATCAAGTAGAATATGTCATTTGTCCTGCGCGTATTGATGAGAACGTGGCGGAAAAAGCACAGGAAATCGCTTTGAACGTTTCCCGTGAAATCGGTCATATCGGTATTTTGGCCGTGGAAATGTTCCAAACCCAAGACGACAAAATACTGGTAAACGAAGTAGCCCCAAGACCCCACAATAGTGGACATTACAGTATTGAAGCGAGTTACACGAACCAATTCGAACAGCATATTCGGGCCATTTTAGACCTACCCCTAGGACGTACCGACAGCAAGGTCGCCGGAATTATGGTCAATCTGGTAGGGGCTGAAGGGCACACCGGTGATGTGGTCTACGAAAACATACGAGAAATCATGGCTATGGAGGGCGTCACCCCTCACGTTTATGGAAAGAAACAAACCAGGCCTTTTCGCAAAATGGGGCATGTGACAATCGTGAACGAAGACATTAATGAAGCGCGAAGAATTGCGCAGAGAGTGAAAGAAACTATTCACGTAGTTTCGCAATAGTGGTTTGTACAATTGTGAAATAACAAACTAATGAGCTTGGTAAAAATTCCGCCAAATACGCTCAAATCATCTTTAACAGTCCGGTTTTCCAAATAGTTTAGAAAGTAAATTTTATACATCATAAAAGCCTCAAGTTCAAATATCGTTTTTTATCAAAGTGATGACGGTCAAACGCTTCTCGATGTAACCCTGGAAAATGAATCTGTTTGGTTGACCATTGAACAAATGGCGGACTTGTTCAAAAAAGCGAAGTCGACTATAAATGAACACATACTCAACATATACAAAGAGGGTGAGTTACCAAAAGAAGAATCTTTGAGAAAAATCGGAATTTCCGATTTTTCTACCAAACCAACTAATTTTTATAACCTTGATACTATTATTTCAGTAGGCTATAGGGTCAAATCTAAAGAAGGTGTTTTATTCAGAAGGTGGGCCAATCAAGTTATTAAAGAATATCTTATAAGAGGCTACTCTATTAATCAAAAACGTCTAAAACAAATTGAGAAAGAGGTGAAATTCCTGCGTTCCGGTATTCAGATAGTCAGCAGGGCAATAGAAGAAAAGGCAAATGAAGAAGGTTTTGAATATTTAAACCAATTTGCCAAAGGATTTTCCCTTTTAGACGACTACGACCATGAAAATTTAGACAAAAGGGATTAACCCAAAGAGAGGCAGCGTATCCTAAACGAGTTGACTACCAAGCAATGATCGACCAAATGAAGGCTGAGTTTAAATCCGATGTCTTCGGTTTAGAAAAAGACCAAAGTTTTGAAAGCGCCATAGCACAGATTTCAAAAGGATTTGATGAAACTGATTTCTATTCGAGTTTGGAAGAAAAAGCCGCAATGTTGTTATATTTAGTGGTTAAAAACCATGCCTTCGCGGACGGGAACAAAAGAATTGCCGCGGCTTGCTTTTTAATGTTTCTTCAATATAATGATAGTCTTACCGATGAATTCGGAAATACCATCATCAGCAATGAAGCACTCGCCAGTTTGACCTTGTTTATAGCTTCGAGCAAACCCGAGGAAATGGAAACAGTAAAAAAATTAGTCATTAGCATTCTAAATAGAAACAAAAATCAAAAGGATGAGTAAAGTAGCCGTAGTAATGGGAAGCACCAGCGAC
Protein-coding regions in this window:
- the rhuM gene encoding RhuM family protein, whose translation is MTIEQMADLFKKAKSTINEHILNIYKEGELPKEESLRKIGISDFSTKPTNFYNLDTIISVGYRVKSKEGVLFRRWANQVIKEYLIRGYSINQKRLKQIEKEVKFLRSGIQIVSRAIEEKANEEGFEYLNQFAKGFSLLDDYDHENLDKRD
- a CDS encoding S9 family peptidase, which encodes MKKIMIMALLVMGFQASAQDVTGTWKGNLAVQGTEMPLVFNISETDGELSSTMDSPSQGATDIPMDVTTFEDGALTIEFKKGGIKYVGTLTEATIEGTFYQGGMELPLVFEKSEKTIPGNPELPSSDAELEALAALGEGDFKYSVEDYFAKPKASTFRFSPDGKYMSYREKDENGKRHVFVKDIASGEVKRAIEEKEELIRGYGWINNERLVFLKDKGGDENYHVYAVNIDGSDQRDLTPFEGVRADFSELLKEDKDHIIVQMNKNNPQVFEPYKVNVVSGEITQLYENTDPANPITDYNFDKNGVLKGFTRIRDGVEQDLYYAKEGGDFSLLKSLNWKDAFSIIGFDYATDNPHDAYVVSNLDNDKSEILLYDLKEDKIIKKVFSNPDYDVSNLSISKKRNYELDYVTYEGDKEVVVPISAYYKNLHSKFQDKFGDKQYSIADYTDDENNLLLYVTSDKLYGKYYSYDVTKDEFKELFNLMPQLREEDMAEMRPITFKSRDGITLHGYITLPKAAIDGQKVPVIVNPHGGPQGIRDSWGFNPEAQLFASRGYATLQVNFRISGGYGKEFLESGFKQIGRKAMDDVEDGLQYVVDQGWVDKDKAAIYGGSHGGYAVLRGLTKTPDLYACGVDYVGVSNLFTFMQTIPPYWKPYLKIIKEIWYDEDIAEEKAIMEEVSPVYQIDKISKPLFVVQGANDPRVNIDESDQIVEALRAKGFDVPYMVKYDEGHGFGKEENSIALYKSMMGFYAKHLGAQEMSKLIKD
- a CDS encoding histidine kinase, which encodes MLKFLKKNLFWIIQFVGWGALGLIPVFSGGPNQHPLLAISIFLATLLSGLITTSVLRWFLKRFVGMPEIRFRKIAMIFGAIMVSAVLWLLLLYIFGFISGYILQSLGLPEEPPSSKKLLAKLILFAVGFVMICVWTGLYFGIKIIRKYNAERIERLKLREEVKKAQLNTLKGHINVQFMIATLKKLKKLMLIEIPESRTLLTQLSELLRYSLTKNSVDRVALTDEIEMVENYVRLSFFDHPEKLKATYQLPEGSQLSSLDVPPMLIVTLTELFIKQIALSGSSSKISFQIIVDDADLKVFLTSNIKTVTSTKSDFLKQKLEQRLYLLFGNSAELTEKHSENGSSIRLTFPIGLAKSNL
- a CDS encoding type II toxin-antitoxin system death-on-curing family toxin; the encoded protein is MIDQMKAEFKSDVFGLEKDQSFESAIAQISKGFDETDFYSSLEEKAAMLLYLVVKNHAFADGNKRIAAACFLMFLQYNDSLTDEFGNTIISNEALASLTLFIASSKPEEMETVKKLVISILNRNKNQKDE
- a CDS encoding 5-(carboxyamino)imidazole ribonucleotide synthase — its product is MNYFSSHFKLGILGGGQLGKMLLYETRKFDIHTKVLEASEDAPCKIACNEFVLGNLMDFDAVYDFGKQVDVLTIEIENVNLDALEKLEEEGVKVYPPTKALRIIQNKATQKLFYVDKGIPTADFSRFAYASEIEDAVENEALDFPFVWKAAQFGYDGQGVKIVRTFDDLKELPPGECITEKMIPFKNELAVIVVRNPSGQVVTYPVVEMEFHPEANQVEYVICPARIDENVAEKAQEIALNVSREIGHIGILAVEMFQTQDDKILVNEVAPRPHNSGHYSIEASYTNQFEQHIRAILDLPLGRTDSKVAGIMVNLVGAEGHTGDVVYENIREIMAMEGVTPHVYGKKQTRPFRKMGHVTIVNEDINEARRIAQRVKETIHVVSQ
- a CDS encoding adenylate kinase, which translates into the protein MQLHDKNFIPYLSEAEILAAVQKVADAVAADYKDETPIFVGVLNGSFMFVADFLKAYQHPCEVSFVKMSSYQGLTSTGIVETLLDISEEVEGKSVIVLEDIIDTGRTLQALIHMFSNIKVKEFKIATLFYKSEIYNGEYAIDYFGMEIPNKFIVGYGLDYNELGRNLRAVYQLNQPHMINLVLFGKPGAGKGTQAEYLKEKYNLKHISTGDVFRYNIKNKTELGALAQSYMDKGDLVPDEVTIKMLQDEVEKNAEASGFIFDGFPRTTAQAKALDAFLATRGMEINATIALEANDEVLVQRLLERGKLSGRPDDQDETKIRNRFEEYNQKTAPLRDFYDAQGKFHSVNGIGDIDDITQRLAKVIEEL
- the obgE gene encoding GTPase ObgE, translated to MTEGNFVDYVRIFAESGNGGKGSAHLHREKYITKGGPDGGDGGRGGHVILRGNKNLWTLVTFKFRKHFKAGHGEHGSKGRSSGADGQDTYLEVPLGTVVRDVETNAILFEITEDKEEKILVEGGMGGRGNWHFKSPTNQTPRYAQPGVSGQETSVILELKVLADVGLVGFPNAGKSTLLSVITSAKPKIGDYEFTTLKPNLGIVEYRDFQSFVMADIPGIIEGAAEGKGLGHYFLRHIERNSTLLFLIPADSTDIGKEYQILLDELRRYNPELLDKEKLIAISKSDMLDAELMDEMRVELEKDLQGVSFMFISSVAQQGIQELKDKLWSMLNN